In Methylocystis sp. IM3, the DNA window TTTCCGCCTCTTCACGCCGTTTTCTGTCCTGTTCCGCAAAATGCGCCGCCTGGCCAATCATGCGTTGCTTTTCATTCTCGGGGAGGCGGGTGGAGCCCGTAATGCGGATTGATTGTGATCTCCGGCTCGCCATGTCCTTTGCTGTAACGTGAAGGATTCCATCAGCGTCGATGTCTAACGTCACTTCGACTTTCGGAACGCCGCGTGGCGCGGGAGGCAAGCCGTCCAAGTTAAACTCACCCAGGCTCGTATTGTCCGGAGCCATTGGCCGTTCGCCTTGGACAACGTGAATAGTTACGCTGGTCTGTAGGTCAGCAGCGGTGGTGAAGATTTCGGCGCGCTTAATTGGTATTGGCGTGTTGCGGGCAATAAGCGGCGTCGCGACGCCCCCCAGAGTCTCAATGCCGAGCGTAAGCGGAGTCACGTCCACGAGGACAATCGAGCCAACCTCGCCGGCAAGGACTCCGGCCTGGATCGCGGCGCCTTGCGCCACACATTCCATTGGGTCGATCCCCGTTTCGCCTCGTCGCTCGACGAGCTCTTCGAAAAAGGCCCGGACCATCGGCATTCGGGTCGGTCCCCCGACAAACACCAGCCGATCAACCTGATTGGACTCAATTCCTGCGTCGTGAAATGCCTGTAGCACCGGTTCCCGACAGCGCTCGACGACAGGTCGGACAATGCGCTCGAGTTCGGCGCGCGTAAGATCATAATCGAAGTGTCGAGGTCCCGAAGGTCCGGCGGCGAGAAAAGGCAGCGAGATATGGCTTGTCGCATTCGTCGACAATTCGATTTTGGCGACTTCTCCCGCCTCCTTAATTCGCGCCGCCACCATCTTGTCGTTCCGCATATCGAGGCCGCTCTGGACGCGGAAACGGTCCGCGAGATATTCAAATATGAGATTGTCCATATCGGTGCCGCCAAGCCGAGTGTTGCCGCTCGTCGCTTTCACCTCGAACACGCCTTTGCCAAACTCCATGATCGTTACGTCAAGCGTACCGCCGCCAAAATCGATGACAGCAATCCGTAGTTCCTGTGCGAGCCGGTCGAGCCCGTAGGCTAGCGAGGCAGCGGTAGGCTCGTTGACAAGCCGCAAAACCTCCAGCCCGGCGATCCCGGCTGCGTCTTTAGTCGCATTACGTTGATTGTCATCGAAATAAGCTGGGACCGTCGCAACCGCCTGGTTGATTGGTTTGCCCAAAAAGGCTTCAGCGTCGCGCAGCTGGACAGGAATCGATCGCAATAGCGCCGCCAATAATCCGCATTGCGCCAATATTTGAAAGGAACCTGCCGACCCCTATGACACCCCAGAGATGAGCGGATACGTTCAGGATTTCCTCGAATCCGATTGGCCGTCACAAAAATCATTGCTTACCTGACCAAGAAGACGCGAATGGAGGAGTCCTATGGTTGACGCACCGAACGGACGCATTGAATTTGTGATGCCGGGAGATGAGCATTCGGCGATCCGGGTATGG includes these proteins:
- the dnaK gene encoding molecular chaperone DnaK yields the protein MRSIPVQLRDAEAFLGKPINQAVATVPAYFDDNQRNATKDAAGIAGLEVLRLVNEPTAASLAYGLDRLAQELRIAVIDFGGGTLDVTIMEFGKGVFEVKATSGNTRLGGTDMDNLIFEYLADRFRVQSGLDMRNDKMVAARIKEAGEVAKIELSTNATSHISLPFLAAGPSGPRHFDYDLTRAELERIVRPVVERCREPVLQAFHDAGIESNQVDRLVFVGGPTRMPMVRAFFEELVERRGETGIDPMECVAQGAAIQAGVLAGEVGSIVLVDVTPLTLGIETLGGVATPLIARNTPIPIKRAEIFTTAADLQTSVTIHVVQGERPMAPDNTSLGEFNLDGLPPAPRGVPKVEVTLDIDADGILHVTAKDMASRRSQSIRITGSTRLPENEKQRMIGQAAHFAEQDRKRREEAEKLNNADAHCYQAERTLADFGSRLSDDVRQRIETALSETREALSKRDADAAAQKASALKVVLQESGQALYAQAPQPGAQPRPDIGAPTGAARPAGSGPGARVVEAEYKESGGGGGR